GACCTTTGGCCAAATCCGCCGCGTGGGCGGCAATCTTGTAGGTGATCACGCCCTCTTTCACATCATTGCGGTCCGGCAGACCCAGATGCTCTTTCGGTGTCACATAACAAAGCATGGCACAGCCAAACCAGCCGATCATCGCTGCACCAATGCCCGACGTAATATGGTCATAGCCCGGTGCAATGTCGGTCGTGAGAGGCCCAAGCGTATAGAAAGGTGCGCCGCCGCATTCTTTCAGCTGCTTGTCCATATTCACTTTGATCTTGTGCATGGGCACATGGCCCGGCCCTTCGATCATCACCTGACAGCCTTTGTCCCAGGCGATCTTGGTGAGCTCACCGAGCGTTTCAAGCTCAGCAAACTGTGCTTCATCATTGGCATCGGCAATGGAGCCCGGACGCAAGCCATCACCAAGCGAGAAGGACACGTCATAAGCACGGCAAATGTCGCAAATCTCTTCGAAATGTTCGTAGAGGAAACTCTCCTTGTGATGGCTCAAGCACCACTTCGCCATGATGGACCCACCGCGCGAGACTATGCCCGTCACACGTTTGGCTGACATAGGCACATAAGCCAGACGCACACCCGCATGGATCGTGAAATAATCCACACCCTGCTCCGCCTGTTCAATCAGCGTGTCCCGGTAAATCTCCCAGGTGAGGTCCTCAGCGACCCCATCAACTTTCTCCAGCGCCTGGTAGATCGGCACCGTGCCAATGGGCACGGGCGAGTTGCGGATGATCCATTCCCGCGTGTTATGAATATTCCGGCCCGTGGACAGGTCCATCACATTGTCCGCGCCCCAGCGGGTCGCCCAGACCATCTTGTCCACTTCTTCAGCAACCGAAGAAGAGACAGCAGAGTTGCCAATATTCGCGTTGATCTTCACCAGGAAATTGCGGCCGATGATCATCGGCTCCAGTTCCGGATGGTTGATGTTCGCTGGAATGATCGCCAGACCGTCCGCCACCTGTTGGCGCACAAATTCAGGCGTCACAAATTCCGGCACATCCGCACCAAAGCTTTCACCCTCGGCAATCTTATGCCCCGCATTATCGAGCGCACGCTTACGGCCCAGATTTTCCCGCTCCGCGATATAGATCATCTCTTTGGTGATGATGCCCGCGCGCGCAAACT
The DNA window shown above is from Parvibaculaceae bacterium PLY_AMNH_Bact1 and carries:
- the thiC gene encoding phosphomethylpyrimidine synthase ThiC (Derived by automated computational analysis using gene prediction method: Protein Homology. GO_function: GO:0051536 - iron-sulfur cluster binding [Evidence IEA]; GO_process: GO:0009228 - thiamine biosynthetic process [Evidence IEA]), with the translated sequence MNMHAKPDVTTGPLPASTKVFTTPESAPDVKVAHREIELHPSAMEPPVRVYDTSGPYSDPSATIDLEKGLPRHRTAWVEERGHVVSYEGRDVRPEDNGFSGGNVGEKHLARAFPITNNPFKGDGSGPVTQIEFARAGIITKEMIYIAERENLGRKRALDNAGHKIAEGESFGADVPEFVTPEFVRQQVADGLAIIPANINHPELEPMIIGRNFLVKINANIGNSAVSSSVAEEVDKMVWATRWGADNVMDLSTGRNIHNTREWIIRNSPVPIGTVPIYQALEKVDGVAEDLTWEIYRDTLIEQAEQGVDYFTIHAGVRLAYVPMSAKRVTGIVSRGGSIMAKWCLSHHKESFLYEHFEEICDICRAYDVSFSLGDGLRPGSIADANDEAQFAELETLGELTKIAWDKGCQVMIEGPGHVPMHKIKVNMDKQLKECGGAPFYTLGPLTTDIAPGYDHITSGIGAAMIGWFGCAMLCYVTPKEHLGLPDRNDVKEGVITYKIAAHAADLAKGHPAAQMRDDALSRARFEFRWEDQFNLALDPERAKDFHDQTLPKDAHKTAHFCSMCGPKFCSMKITQEVRDYAESGMAEMSDQFNNSGGKLYMEEGDVEALKRSNKALGSAAE